The Mesorhizobium loti genome includes a region encoding these proteins:
- a CDS encoding helix-turn-helix domain-containing protein, protein MQAAAHHVSVADGEAFLSTSRMLFGPITQRFSRGVEPSLPRLVSVHLGACRLSEIKANSHLVVNDRLFWRSFDPDAIKILMQLSGRSRFEQQSVAVDLGPRSAIIYDPVRSYSLQNLSEVDQLILQVPRSTFGDETLARLSDPVPLPGNDDSLTHIVSGLMQMAIGEAHRLDETGCRRVGESLIQLVNGLIQAKPMAPEFRRSPLEALRERIVAYVDANLARSSLSAEDIARHMGCSRRYLHRAFEGEGMTLERFVWDRRLERSKEELLSPARRSVSISEIAFACGFNSSAHFSRAFKSKYDVAPRELREKQRLPLH, encoded by the coding sequence ATGCAAGCTGCCGCCCACCATGTGAGCGTCGCCGACGGCGAGGCTTTCCTGTCCACGTCCCGGATGCTGTTCGGCCCGATCACCCAGCGCTTTTCGCGCGGCGTGGAGCCTTCCCTGCCAAGGCTGGTATCGGTGCATCTCGGCGCTTGCCGGCTGTCCGAGATCAAGGCCAATTCGCATCTGGTCGTCAACGACCGCCTGTTCTGGCGCAGCTTCGACCCGGACGCCATCAAGATCCTGATGCAGCTCAGCGGCCGCAGCCGCTTCGAACAGCAGTCGGTAGCCGTCGATCTCGGTCCCCGCTCGGCCATCATTTACGACCCGGTACGCAGCTACTCGCTGCAGAACCTCTCGGAGGTCGACCAGCTCATCCTGCAGGTGCCGCGCTCGACCTTCGGCGACGAGACGCTCGCCCGCCTATCGGATCCGGTACCGCTGCCCGGCAATGACGACAGCCTGACCCATATCGTCTCCGGCCTGATGCAAATGGCGATCGGCGAGGCCCATAGGCTCGACGAGACCGGCTGTCGGCGGGTCGGCGAAAGCCTGATCCAACTCGTCAACGGGCTGATCCAGGCCAAGCCGATGGCTCCGGAATTCCGCCGGTCGCCGCTGGAGGCGCTGCGCGAGCGCATCGTCGCCTATGTCGACGCCAACCTCGCGCGCAGCAGCCTGTCGGCCGAGGACATAGCCCGCCACATGGGCTGCTCACGCCGCTATTTGCACCGCGCCTTCGAGGGCGAAGGCATGACGCTGGAGCGTTTCGTCTGGGACAGGCGACTGGAGCGCAGCAAGGAAGAATTGCTGTCACCGGCGCGGCGTTCGGTTTCGATCTCCGAGATCGCCTTTGCTTGCGGTTTCAATTCGAGCGCGCATTTCTCGCGCGCCTTTAAGAGCAAGTATGATGTGGCGCCGCGCGAACTGCGCGAGAAGCAGAGGTTACCGCTGCACTGA
- a CDS encoding branched-chain amino acid ABC transporter permease encodes MQHAWKWIAVIVVAALALLPLLPGAVDSYAFSFLFFVFIYAIMAQGWNLVAGFGGQISLGNHAFFGLGAYTTAILWSGNYLWGSLYDSHPNVYYFDPVTMVLGGLVAAFAAVLVGLPLLSKLRGDYFALGTLGFGEIVKVMFINGGDFTGGAFGIVAPASTFDTLRPHYLVGLGLVVGVALAIRTLMRSRYGLALIAVRDDEMAASANGIDTLRVKVAAFAGSAFIAGIAGSLYTYYIFHVGPDSVFDLDWMLLPLMMTVVGGTGTLLGPILGAFVMYAVFDLARIVVPDYHPVISGLTIILAMLFLPKGLMRSFAGRSQSV; translated from the coding sequence ATGCAGCACGCCTGGAAATGGATCGCCGTCATCGTCGTTGCAGCGCTGGCACTGCTGCCGCTTCTGCCCGGCGCGGTCGACTCCTACGCCTTCTCCTTCCTGTTCTTCGTCTTCATCTACGCCATCATGGCGCAAGGCTGGAACCTGGTCGCCGGCTTCGGTGGCCAGATCAGCCTCGGCAACCATGCCTTTTTCGGCCTTGGCGCCTACACCACCGCCATCCTGTGGAGCGGCAACTATCTCTGGGGCTCGCTCTACGACAGTCACCCCAACGTCTACTATTTCGATCCGGTGACCATGGTGCTTGGCGGCCTGGTCGCGGCCTTTGCCGCGGTGCTCGTCGGCCTGCCGCTGCTGTCCAAACTGCGCGGCGACTATTTTGCGCTTGGCACGCTGGGCTTCGGCGAGATCGTCAAGGTGATGTTCATCAATGGCGGTGACTTCACCGGCGGCGCTTTCGGCATTGTGGCGCCGGCCAGCACCTTCGACACACTACGTCCGCACTATCTGGTCGGGCTGGGGCTGGTGGTCGGTGTTGCGCTTGCCATTCGCACGCTGATGCGGTCGCGCTACGGGCTGGCGCTGATTGCCGTACGCGACGACGAGATGGCGGCATCGGCCAACGGCATCGACACGCTCAGGGTCAAGGTCGCCGCCTTCGCCGGCAGCGCCTTCATCGCCGGCATCGCCGGCAGCCTCTACACCTACTACATCTTCCACGTTGGTCCGGACTCGGTGTTCGACCTCGACTGGATGCTGCTGCCGCTGATGATGACGGTGGTCGGCGGCACCGGCACCCTGCTCGGCCCGATCCTCGGCGCTTTCGTCATGTACGCGGTGTTCGACCTCGCGCGTATCGTTGTGCCCGACTACCACCCAGTCATATCGGGCCTGACCATCATCCTGGCAATGCTGTTTTTGCCGAAGGGGCTGATGCGGAGCTTTGCGGGGAGGTCGCAGTCGGTCTGA
- a CDS encoding branched-chain amino acid ABC transporter permease, producing the protein MFNIPPPEILLQLSLNGALGGAMYGVAAVGLSLIFGTMRLIFLAQGAMIILAAYFVRALFYGLGIDPFLSLLIVVPVGLCVGWLIYQGLFRKAAAEEDRNVSLLIAVGLMFLVQNLMTVIWGGNTAGIVTTYTASGIELFGVRTSFTRSMGFLIALAGTGLVVLFLRKTLVGKAVRAASEDMEAATLMGISPHRVNAIAFAIGIGLAGAAGVAVATTFPFNPFAGFIFSLKALVALALGGIGNVAGALAGGILLGLIEAYVQYFISGGWTNAIAYGVFLAVLMFKPEGLFSRPYKKA; encoded by the coding sequence ATGTTCAACATTCCGCCCCCCGAGATCCTGCTGCAATTGTCACTCAACGGCGCGCTGGGTGGCGCCATGTATGGCGTTGCCGCCGTCGGCCTTAGCCTGATCTTTGGCACCATGCGGCTGATCTTTCTCGCCCAGGGCGCGATGATCATCCTTGCCGCCTATTTCGTGCGGGCGCTGTTTTACGGCCTCGGGATCGATCCGTTTCTGTCGCTGCTGATCGTCGTGCCCGTAGGGCTCTGCGTCGGCTGGCTGATCTACCAGGGCCTGTTCCGCAAGGCCGCGGCCGAGGAAGACCGCAACGTCTCCTTGCTGATCGCCGTCGGTCTGATGTTCCTGGTGCAGAACCTGATGACGGTTATCTGGGGTGGCAACACCGCAGGCATTGTCACCACCTACACGGCGAGCGGCATCGAACTCTTCGGCGTGCGCACCTCTTTCACCCGCTCGATGGGCTTCCTGATCGCGCTCGCCGGCACCGGGCTGGTGGTGCTGTTCCTGCGCAAGACGCTGGTCGGCAAGGCGGTGCGCGCCGCCTCCGAGGACATGGAAGCGGCCACGCTGATGGGCATCAGCCCGCACCGAGTCAACGCCATTGCCTTCGCCATCGGCATCGGGCTCGCAGGTGCTGCCGGCGTCGCGGTGGCAACCACCTTTCCGTTCAACCCGTTTGCCGGGTTCATCTTCAGCCTGAAGGCGCTAGTCGCGCTGGCGCTTGGCGGCATCGGCAATGTCGCAGGCGCGCTCGCCGGCGGCATCCTGCTCGGCCTGATCGAAGCCTATGTGCAGTATTTCATCTCAGGCGGCTGGACCAACGCCATCGCCTACGGCGTGTTCCTGGCTGTGCTGATGTTCAAGCCGGAAGGCCTGTTCAGCCGGCCCTACAAGAAGGCTTGA
- a CDS encoding ABC transporter ATP-binding protein, with amino-acid sequence MLEVTDLEVAYGDVRALWGVSMHVDPGTIVAIVGANGAGKTTLLKTISGLLKPKAGDIRLAGASLVGKAPQDIAGMGIAHVPEGRGLFRQMTVLENLELGAFQPRVRARMKQSLDKAYALFPRLKERIGQRAGSLSGGEQQMLAIARATMSEPSLLILDEPSLGLSPIVVQQMFSLIQALHKQGVTILLVEQNIHQALKVADYAFVLKTGALAMQGTGVELLADPEIQKAYMGVLE; translated from the coding sequence CTGCTTGAAGTCACCGATCTCGAAGTCGCCTATGGCGACGTCCGTGCGCTGTGGGGCGTGTCGATGCATGTCGATCCCGGCACCATCGTTGCCATCGTCGGCGCCAATGGTGCCGGCAAGACGACGTTGCTGAAAACCATCTCCGGCCTGCTCAAGCCGAAGGCCGGCGACATCCGTCTCGCCGGCGCTTCGCTGGTCGGCAAGGCGCCGCAGGACATCGCTGGCATGGGCATTGCGCATGTGCCGGAAGGGCGTGGCCTGTTCCGCCAGATGACGGTGCTGGAAAATCTCGAGCTCGGCGCTTTTCAGCCGCGGGTGCGGGCGCGCATGAAGCAATCGCTCGACAAGGCCTACGCGCTGTTTCCACGGCTCAAGGAGCGCATCGGCCAGAGGGCCGGCTCGCTCTCCGGCGGCGAGCAGCAGATGCTGGCCATTGCGCGCGCCACCATGTCGGAGCCGTCGCTGCTCATCCTCGACGAGCCGTCGCTTGGCCTCAGTCCGATCGTGGTGCAGCAGATGTTTTCGCTGATCCAGGCCTTGCACAAACAGGGCGTCACCATCCTGCTGGTCGAACAGAACATCCACCAGGCGCTCAAGGTCGCCGACTACGCCTTCGTGCTGAAGACCGGGGCGCTCGCGATGCAAGGCACCGGCGTTGAACTGCTCGCCGATCCCGAAATCCAGAAGGCCTATATGGGCGTGTTGGAGTAG
- a CDS encoding ABC transporter ATP-binding protein, producing MQQDETLLRLEAVQKRFGGLVVLNNIDIAVGANELIGLIGPNGAGKSTLFNIITAIYTPTEGRIRFRDRDITGTAPHRICRLGIARTFQLVRTFLTMTAFENVMVGAVYGAGGRVRNATEAATQALELVGLTAKRDVRTAHMTLSDRRLLEIARAVASSPALLLLDEPMAGLNPTEIQRMVDVIRRARSERGISILWVEHKVDAIMKVCGRVIVLDHGEKIADGTPHEIAANRKVIEAYLGEPTA from the coding sequence ATGCAGCAGGACGAAACTTTGCTTCGCCTCGAGGCGGTCCAGAAACGGTTCGGCGGGCTCGTCGTCCTCAACAACATTGACATCGCTGTCGGCGCCAACGAGCTGATCGGCCTGATCGGTCCCAACGGCGCCGGCAAGTCGACGCTGTTCAACATCATCACCGCCATCTACACGCCGACTGAAGGGCGGATCCGGTTTCGCGACCGCGACATTACCGGCACGGCGCCGCACCGCATCTGTCGCCTCGGCATTGCCCGCACCTTTCAGCTGGTGCGCACCTTCCTGACCATGACCGCGTTCGAGAACGTCATGGTCGGCGCCGTCTATGGGGCAGGGGGGCGTGTCCGCAATGCGACCGAGGCGGCCACGCAGGCGCTCGAACTGGTCGGCTTGACGGCAAAGCGCGATGTGCGCACCGCGCATATGACGCTGTCCGACCGGCGGCTGCTGGAGATCGCCAGAGCCGTGGCATCCAGCCCGGCGCTGCTCTTGCTCGACGAGCCGATGGCCGGGCTGAACCCAACCGAGATCCAGCGCATGGTCGACGTCATCCGCCGCGCGCGCAGCGAAAGAGGCATCTCCATCCTCTGGGTCGAGCACAAGGTCGACGCTATCATGAAGGTGTGCGGCCGGGTGATCGTGCTCGACCATGGCGAGAAGATCGCCGACGGCACGCCGCATGAAATCGCCGCCAACCGCAAAGTCATCGAGGCCTATCTTGGCGAACCGACTGCTTGA
- a CDS encoding ABC transporter substrate-binding protein yields MGYCLKGMLAGLVLSTALAVGGAGVANAGDNEIVIGAPISLTGPLAGDGKEQKWAYEQAVADINKAGGIMIKSAGKKLPVRLVVADDESSESKVASALENLIKVQKVDALLSTHSGPMNIAGAIVAEKYKKFYMITTAFPFEWQPLKLKYSALFFFHPGPGAEVPFEIWDKLPAGEKPKNPALVSEDSPDGKGFGGAFEAAAKKYGYTFAVDDPWAIGATDYSALITKLKAANVDAMLVFGSPADTITLLRQMKELGFSVPYLHGWKGTWTGEFHEALGPDSDYIMTDGFWSSSYPYHGAKELGDRYEAEFKKDSVTVGAFYANAQVLAQAIEKAGTTDASALHDAIFNQEFKDTVVGDLKFDETGFALIPSVATQWWQGKHQLIFPNGDWTYKPAPAWDKR; encoded by the coding sequence ATGGGCTATTGTCTGAAAGGAATGCTGGCGGGCTTGGTGTTGTCGACCGCGCTTGCGGTCGGTGGCGCGGGCGTCGCCAATGCCGGCGACAACGAGATCGTCATCGGCGCGCCGATCTCGCTGACCGGGCCGCTGGCCGGCGACGGCAAGGAACAGAAATGGGCCTACGAGCAGGCTGTCGCCGACATCAACAAGGCCGGCGGCATCATGATCAAGTCGGCCGGCAAGAAGCTGCCGGTCAGGCTCGTGGTTGCCGACGACGAGAGTTCGGAAAGCAAGGTCGCCTCGGCGCTCGAAAACCTGATCAAGGTGCAGAAGGTCGATGCGCTGTTGTCGACACACTCCGGGCCGATGAACATCGCCGGTGCCATCGTCGCCGAAAAATACAAGAAGTTCTACATGATCACGACGGCCTTCCCGTTCGAGTGGCAGCCGTTGAAGCTCAAGTACTCGGCGCTGTTCTTCTTCCATCCGGGGCCTGGCGCCGAGGTGCCGTTCGAAATCTGGGACAAGCTGCCGGCCGGCGAGAAGCCGAAGAACCCGGCGCTGGTTTCCGAAGATTCGCCCGACGGCAAGGGTTTTGGAGGCGCCTTCGAGGCGGCGGCCAAGAAATACGGCTACACTTTTGCCGTCGACGATCCGTGGGCGATCGGCGCCACCGACTATTCGGCGCTGATCACCAAGCTCAAGGCCGCCAATGTCGATGCCATGCTGGTGTTCGGCTCGCCGGCCGACACCATTACGCTGCTGCGGCAGATGAAGGAGCTTGGCTTCAGCGTGCCTTATCTGCATGGCTGGAAGGGCACCTGGACGGGTGAGTTCCACGAGGCGCTCGGGCCGGATTCGGACTACATCATGACTGATGGCTTCTGGTCGTCCAGCTACCCCTATCACGGCGCCAAGGAGCTCGGCGACCGCTACGAGGCCGAGTTCAAGAAGGATTCGGTGACGGTCGGCGCCTTCTACGCCAACGCGCAGGTTTTGGCGCAGGCCATCGAGAAGGCGGGCACGACCGATGCCAGCGCCTTGCATGACGCGATCTTCAATCAGGAGTTCAAGGACACTGTGGTCGGCGACCTCAAATTCGACGAGACCGGCTTTGCCCTGATCCCCAGTGTCGCCACGCAATGGTGGCAAGGCAAGCACCAGCTGATCTTCCCGAATGGCGACTGGACCTACAAACCGGCGCCGGCCTGGGACAAGCGCTGA
- a CDS encoding nuclear transport factor 2 family protein → MSRNYEIIKAHYAGSDAKDLAAMMAPVTDKTAWIEMAGFPYAGTYVGPDAIISGVFKRIGEDWDGYALKLERLIDGDTTIVGIGTYSGIYKKTGKAMSARVVHVWDMEDGKAVRFEQFTDTKLVAAAMS, encoded by the coding sequence ATGAGCAGGAACTACGAGATCATCAAGGCGCACTATGCCGGCTCCGACGCCAAGGATTTGGCGGCGATGATGGCGCCGGTCACGGACAAGACGGCCTGGATCGAAATGGCGGGCTTTCCCTATGCTGGCACCTATGTCGGCCCCGACGCCATCATCTCCGGCGTCTTCAAGCGCATCGGCGAGGACTGGGACGGCTATGCCCTCAAGCTCGAAAGACTGATCGACGGCGACACCACCATCGTCGGCATCGGCACCTATTCGGGCATCTACAAAAAGACCGGCAAGGCGATGTCGGCGCGCGTCGTCCATGTCTGGGACATGGAAGACGGCAAGGCCGTGCGTTTTGAGCAGTTTACCGACACCAAACTGGTCGCAGCGGCGATGAGTTGA
- a CDS encoding molybdenum cofactor biosynthesis protein F has product MNDQNRPADWKHFDDFAAGIATNRLATTSALRGQTFKITLNTGRTIDLAFTAADTVAWSEGSNAGADWYEALEVAPQVFFINMTFATHLTEDEAFIVNTRTRRVLSVRERVRDPGEAPGEPRVAQIYAAGVLGDPSVPPTGIEPAPTRDLIGLTAHYTYSSNHVYEHIYLSSERYAWQNLVGIQRGHGDVDLATTWKFADNLYVFGFREFIIPVASLFFYNWETMRSTGKFLGVTSQGKVENKPAGAFIEKKSTTVYDHGQAPV; this is encoded by the coding sequence ATGAACGACCAGAACAGACCTGCCGACTGGAAGCATTTCGACGACTTCGCCGCCGGCATCGCCACCAACAGGCTGGCGACGACATCGGCGCTGCGCGGCCAGACTTTCAAGATCACGCTGAACACCGGCCGCACCATCGATCTCGCCTTCACCGCCGCCGACACCGTGGCCTGGAGCGAGGGAAGCAATGCCGGCGCCGATTGGTACGAGGCGCTGGAAGTGGCTCCGCAGGTGTTCTTTATCAACATGACCTTCGCCACCCACCTGACGGAGGACGAAGCCTTCATCGTCAACACCAGGACGCGGCGCGTGCTGTCGGTGCGCGAACGGGTGCGCGATCCCGGCGAAGCGCCCGGCGAGCCGCGCGTGGCGCAAATCTACGCGGCCGGCGTGCTCGGCGATCCCTCTGTGCCGCCAACCGGCATCGAGCCAGCGCCGACGCGCGATCTGATCGGTCTCACCGCGCACTACACATACAGCTCCAACCACGTCTACGAGCACATCTATCTGAGCTCGGAACGCTATGCCTGGCAGAATCTCGTCGGCATTCAGCGCGGCCATGGCGATGTCGATCTGGCGACCACCTGGAAGTTCGCCGACAACCTTTATGTCTTCGGCTTCCGCGAGTTCATCATCCCGGTCGCTTCGCTGTTCTTCTACAACTGGGAGACGATGCGCTCGACCGGAAAATTCCTCGGCGTGACCAGCCAGGGCAAGGTCGAGAACAAGCCGGCCGGCGCCTTCATCGAGAAGAAATCCACAACCGTCTACGACCACGGCCAGGCGCCGGTCTGA
- a CDS encoding SDR family oxidoreductase, translating into MRFSGKTAFITGGGTGIGAAVARRMAADGAKVVLMGRRREPLEAVTRDIGGLLVQGDAADPQAVRAALAEVHEKFGPVDILVANAGGHGVGPTISMSDETWSLATRTNLDTAFVCARECLPDLIERRGNIVVVASIAGLFAGPAAAGYVTMKHACVGFGKSLARDYGRQGVRTNIICPGWVATAMADEQMQVIVDKYGLASVDEAYRLVTKDVPLGRPATPEEVSNVICFVASGEAAMMNGSILTVDGGATVVDLPTLAFVD; encoded by the coding sequence ATGCGATTTTCGGGAAAGACGGCCTTCATCACCGGCGGCGGTACCGGCATCGGTGCGGCGGTCGCCAGGCGCATGGCGGCCGACGGCGCCAAGGTGGTGCTGATGGGCCGGCGGCGCGAGCCGCTTGAGGCCGTGACCAGGGATATTGGCGGGCTGCTGGTGCAGGGCGATGCAGCCGATCCGCAAGCGGTGCGCGCCGCACTCGCCGAAGTGCATGAAAAATTCGGGCCGGTCGACATACTGGTCGCCAATGCCGGTGGCCACGGCGTCGGCCCAACCATTTCGATGAGCGATGAGACCTGGTCGCTGGCGACGCGCACCAATCTCGATACCGCCTTCGTCTGCGCCCGCGAATGTCTGCCCGACCTGATCGAGCGTCGGGGCAATATCGTCGTCGTCGCCTCGATCGCCGGCCTGTTCGCCGGGCCGGCGGCGGCCGGTTACGTCACCATGAAACATGCCTGTGTCGGCTTCGGCAAATCGCTGGCGCGCGACTATGGCCGCCAGGGCGTACGCACCAACATCATCTGCCCCGGCTGGGTGGCGACCGCCATGGCCGATGAGCAGATGCAGGTGATCGTCGACAAGTACGGCCTCGCTTCGGTCGACGAAGCCTATCGGCTGGTGACCAAGGATGTGCCGCTCGGCCGTCCGGCGACACCGGAAGAAGTTTCCAACGTCATCTGCTTCGTCGCCTCGGGCGAAGCGGCGATGATGAACGGCTCCATCCTGACGGTCGACGGCGGCGCGACGGTCGTCGACCTGCCGACCTTGGCCTTTGTCGATTGA